The following proteins come from a genomic window of Pichia kudriavzevii chromosome 1, complete sequence:
- a CDS encoding uncharacterized protein (PKUD0A01220; similar to Saccharomyces cerevisiae YLR270W (DCS1) and YOR173W (DCS2); ancestral locus Anc_6.63), whose amino-acid sequence MTAENIVRQFQYTRVLEEDPLLKRVVLLGKIGDADAILTLEKTYFTNITKPGDYLVEVSEIANNDVYHWGSTLTKPDSFENPSCKYNLIYPATETHIRKYEKATLHMVRETPEAYERIVKPYVESMKGDRLQWVRNILYNGAEAERILFKNDDYIILPDMKWDGKDIGSLYCCCIVYEANISSVRDLNESHIDYLKKIRESILTEIPKVYKSHGLLRDSLRLYVHYQPSYYHFHIHVVNSNFFGLANSMLVGKAILLDDIIDNLYFLGDKGYGQKTLCYQMKETHALWNLGMKEYSQ is encoded by the coding sequence ATGACAGCTGAAAACATTGTCAGACAATTTCAGTATACAAGGGTGTTAGAGGAAGACCCGCTTCTTAAGAGGGTGGTTCTCTTAGGAAAAATTGGAGATGCAGACGCCATTCTTACACTTGAGAAAACATACTTTACTAATATAACGAAACCAGGAGACTATTTAGTGGAGGTTTCAGAAATTGCAAATAACGATGTCTATCATTGGGGAAGTACTCTCACCAAACCagattcttttgaaaaccCATCGTGTAAGTACAACCTGATATACCCTGCAACTGAAACTCATATTCGTAAATATGAAAAGGCCACATTACACATGGTAAGGGAGACCCCTGAAGCTTATGAGAGAATTGTCAAACCTTACGTTGAATCTATGAAGGGAGATAGATTACAGTGGGTAAGGAATATATTGTACAACGGGGCTGAAGCTGAACGTATTCTGTTTAAGAATGACGATTACATTATTTTACCCGACATGAAGTGGGATGGGAAAGACATTGGTTCCttgtattgttgttgtatcGTATACGAAGCTAATATCTCTTCCGTTAGAGATTTAAACGAGTCGCATATCGATTACTTAAAGAAAATCCGTGAGAGTATTCTTACCGAAATTCCAAAGGTCTACAAAAGCCACGGGCTTTTACGGGACAGTTTAAGGCTTTACGTTCATTATCAGCCATCTTACTACCACTTCCATATACACGTGGTTAACAGCAACTTTTTTGGCCTTGCCAACTCTATGTTGGTTGGCAAAGCAATTCTATTAGACGATATAATTGAtaatctttattttcttggGGATAAAGGATATGGGCAAAAGACTCTCTGCTACCAAATGAAAGAAACCCATGCACTTTGGAACCTTGGTATGAAAGAGTATAGCCAGTAG
- a CDS encoding uncharacterized protein (PKUD0A01180; similar to Saccharomyces cerevisiae YDL178W (DLD2); ancestral locus Anc_7.286), with translation MFALASISRLGRASASARARASAALSIRGFALTAEKYPSVKRGDYAKLTDEDLGKFHSILNPNQIITDAADLAAFNQDWMKKYAGQSQLVLKPKTTQQVSQILKYCNERKLAVVPQGGNTGLVGGSVPVFDEIVISMAGMNQIRSFDENSGTLKVDAGVILENADNYLAERGYIFPLDLGAKGSCFVGGNVATNAGGLRLLRFGSLHGSVLGLEVVLADGTIVDSMHSLRKDNTGFDLKQLFIGSEGTLGIITGVSILCPARPKAVNIAFLGLESYEHVIQCFKEARSDLGEILSAFEFMDRDSQLVASKFLKTTHPLCQEDEVAEASVPEYPFYVLLETSGSNKDHDDEKLEKFLEKVMENEVVVDGTVSQDEAQLKTLWTWREGIAEASQQFGGVYKYDVSLPLDSLYKLVEETQERLKSFSLASTEDESKPVYEAIGYGHIGDGNLHLNVAVREYNKEVEKALEPFVYEFIEKHNGSISAEHGLGFQKKNYIGYSKSEVEIKMMKELKNHYDPNGILNPYKYI, from the coding sequence ATGTTTGCATTGGCTTCTATTTCACGTCTGGGACGTGCAAGCGCAAGCGCACGTGCACGTGCATCCGCAGCTCTGTCTATCCGTGGATTTGCGTTGACTGCTGAAAAATATCCTTCAGTTAAGCGTGGAGACTACGCCAAACTAACCGATGAAGATCTCGGTAAATTCCATTCGATTTTGAACCCAAACCAGATTATTACGGATGCTGCAGATTTGGCTGCATTTAATCAGGATTGGATGAAGAAATACGCTGGTCAATCGCAACTTGTATTGAAACCAAAGACAACTCAACAggtttctcaaattttgaagTATTGTAACGAGAGGAAACTTGCCGTTGTTCCACAAGGTGGTAATACCGGATTGGTTGGAGGTTCTGTTCCAGTTTTCGACGAAATCGTTATTTCTATGGCCGGCATGAACCAAATTAGATcctttgatgaaaattctGGAACATTGAAAGTGGACGCTGGTGTCATACTTGAAAATGCGGACAACTATCTGGCAGAGAGGGGTTATATATTCCCCCTTGATTTGGGAGCTAAAGGTTCATGTTTTGTTGGTGGTAACGTTGCAACCAATGCTGGTGGGTTGAGATTATTAAGATTCGGCTCATTACATGGCTCAGTGTTGGGGTTGGAAGTTGTCTTAGCTGATGGTACCATTGTGGACTCCATGCATTCTTTAAGAAAAGACAATACCGGGTTTGATTTGAAGCAGCTATTCATTGGTTCCGAAGGTACCTTGGGAATTATTACTGGTGTATCGATCTTATGTCCCGCAAGACCAAAGGCCGTCAATATCGCATTTCTTGGCTTGGAGAGCTACGAGCATGTGATCCAGTGCTTCAAGGAAGCACGTTCTGATTTGGGCGAAATCTTAAGTGCCTTTGAGTTTATGGATCGTGATTCCCAGTTGGTTGCCTccaaattcttgaaaacgACCCATCCATTGTGTCAAGAGGACGAAGTTGCTGAAGCTTCTGTTCCGGAATATCCATTCTATGTATTGCTGGAGACATCAGGATCAAACAAAGACcatgatgatgagaaaCTAGAAAAGTTTTTAGAAAAAGTTATGGAAAACGAAGTTGTAGTTGACGGTACAGTGTCGCAGGATGAAGCTCAACTCAAGACTCTATGGACTTGGAGAGAAGGTATCGCTGAAGCATCACAGCAATTTGGTGGTGTTTATAAGTACGATGTCTCATTACCATTGGATTCCTTGTACAAACTAGTCGAAGAGACCCAGGAGAGACTAAAGAGTTTCAGTTTGGCATCGACCGAGGATGAATCAAAACCTGTATATGAGGCTATTGGTTATGGTCATATCGGTGACGGCAATTTACATTTGAACGTTGCCGTTAGAGAGTATAACAAAGAGGTTGAAAAGGCACTTGAACCTTTTGTATATGAGTTTATCGAGAAACACAATGGTTCCATCAGTGCCGAACATGGTCTTGGattccaaaagaagaattacATTGGTTATTCTAAGAGTGAggttgaaatcaaaatgatgaagGAGTTGAAGAACCACTATGATCCGAACGGTATTTTGAACCCTTATAAGTATATCTGA
- a CDS encoding uncharacterized protein (PKUD0A01210; Pfam Domains: Pkinase(1.2e-88)|Pkinase_Tyr(1.2e-18)): protein MGIPDLLNVFSKKKDYDFLETLGAGSFGTVRKAIQKSTGREVAVKIILKSRLHGHLEVVEREVNLLSSVRHPHIVELIDSFQTKHNFYIVTQLATGGELFDRLIEKTSFTEYDACDIIYQLLDAIAYLHERGIAHRDIKPENVLYLTIDEKSPIVLADFGVSKQTNSHEKLTGVAGSFGYIAPEIYASEGYGELYGLGQGGYTLSCDIWSLGVVAYTLIGGYSPIRAQNPQDFLDEVRTNNFVVFHEKYWSCISDEAKDFIIKSLDIDNRRRPSAKDLLNHPWIKNHFKGKEGTEGQNIISNIQEGFNAHARLRRAVRLVIMKNKLEKLRQLRAASATTSQDTELEEDDASDFEFCGNTKDNRLIEHFKELKDAGHSGMPSNLSSPPTTTSQVSGSESLQRLKSKELTTTFQNLVRIAQESKDQIRQYQEEEERKESENSRSQQ from the coding sequence ATGGGCATACCCGATCTCCTCAATGTTTTCTCCAAGAAAAAGGATTATGATTTTCTGGAAACTCTAGGTGCTGGATCCTTTGGGACGGTTCGTAAAGCGATTCAAAAATCAACGGGCAGAGAGGTAGCTGTTAAGATCATCTTGAAGTCTAGGCTACATGGTCATTTAGAAGTTGTTGAACGTGAAGTTAATTTATTGAGTTCTGTCCGGCATCCACATATTGTTGAGTTGATTGACTCATTCCAAACCAAACATAACTTTTATATTGTAACACAATTGGCAACTGGCGGCGAACTATTTGACAGATTAATTGAGAAAACTTCATTTACTGAATATGATGCATGCGATATTATTTACCAGTTATTAGATGCGATAGCATACCTCCATGAAAGGGGAATCGCCCACAGAGATATCAAACCCGAAAATGTTCTATATTTAACAATTGACGAGAAATCACCAATTGTACTGGCAGATTTTGGTGTTTCCAAACAGACCAACTCTCATGAAAAGCTTACAGGTGTTGCAGGATCGTTTGGGTATATTGCACCAGAGATTTATGCGAGTGAAGGGTACGGCGAACTATATGGACTAGGGCAAGGAGGCTACACATTGAGCTGCGATATTTGGTCCCTAGGTGTAGTGGCATACACACTGATTGGAGGGTATTCACCAATACGTGCACAAAACCCACAGGACTTTTTGGATGAAGTAAGAACCAACAATTTTGTGGTTTTCCATGAAAAGTATTGGTCGTGTATTTCTGATGAGGCGAAGgattttattattaaatCACtagatattgataatagGAGAAGACCTTCTGCGAAAGACCTTTTAAATCATCCATGGATCAAAAATCATTTCAAGGGCAAAGAAGGTACAGAAGGCCAGAACATTATTTCTAATATCCAAGAAGGTTTCAACGCTCATGCTAGATTACGTAGAGCTGTTCGGTTAGTTATTATGAAGAACAAGTTGGAAAAGTTGAGGCAATTACGTGCAGCATCTGCTACTACAAGTCAGGATACCGAATTGGAGGAGGACGATGcttctgattttgaattttgtgGCAACACTAAAGATAACCGGTTAATTGAACATTTCAAAGAGTTGAAAGATGCAGGTCACAGTGGTATGCCTTCTAATCTGTCATCACCACCAACAACCACCTCTCAGGTATCAGGATCAGAGTCACTGCAACGCTTGAAAAGTAAAGAATTAACCACTACCTTCCAAAATCTAGTTAGGATAGCACAAGAATCAAAGGACCAAATACGTCAATACcaagaagaggaagagcGAAAAGAGAGCGAAAACTCTAGAAGTCAGCAATAG
- a CDS encoding uncharacterized protein (PKUD0A01160; similar to Saccharomyces cerevisiae YPL260W; ancestral locus Anc_7.125), with protein MTSRSDTIPENEVEIFNKLTEIRQRLSIIKRDHTKFMNSKDITEIYKSVLTYTEELKKIRNITNQDIKSSKSSLPLVTNKVDVLIDEIFQLLSLCFLTCGLANTAPATYASLSTVQRLLEHLNESSIYTPHDLKPIKDRLDEISNIIKNNEFSDNDDISNNNTEFALLTNKLNICYNEYNYMMEKTSNLSADVKNLMDDLLDIKYNLFQMITEDDHNNEKVNLLSKHLHECQVKAELIFSSNPNEKGAGIIKCLFDNCSNYLNDLQLGIDRVDPHLTSIYEKLLNLKSILENLLLTKRWTLRTTDIFNYQKQLVEIDNSRVDGYFLNKDYKGQSVLLYLLRSCFAIIYKLLESSEPVSESLQPIHNQLLTVKRCLLDLKRMGGISSIRELYPYQLKLDSIDNMKVDGKFIIKGQIPEGQATVTALLAECFDIIHELKIELDDKDDDDAAEKPKYSVIGTKASQDSNYDYNHHDDEAISRSNSRFSAGETDHHSSVKDLGSLDYDEAEDNLASYANSICESADE; from the coding sequence ATGACTTCTCGTTCAGATACAATCCCTGAAAATGAAGtggaaatcttcaacaagcTAACCGAAATCAGACAAAGACTCTCAATCATTAAGAGAGACCACACAAAGTTCATGAACTCAAAGGACATAACAGAAATCTACAAGTCTGTTCTAACCTATACTGaggagttgaagaaaatcagaAATATAACCAACCAAGATATCAAATCCAGCAAGTCTTCACTGCCTTTAGTCACTAACAAGGTGGACGTTCtgattgatgaaatctTCCAACTCTTGTCTTTATGTTTCTTGACTTGTGGCTTGGCAAACACAGCCCCTGCTACTTATGCCTCTCTCTCCACCGTCCAAAGATTGTTGGAACATTTGAACGAATCCTCCATTTATACGCCTCACGATTTGAAGCCAATCAAGGATAGATTGGATGAAATATCaaatatcatcaaaaacaatgagTTCTCCGACAATGATGATATATCTAACAACAATACAGAATTCGCCCTCTTGACCAACAAACTAAACATTTGTTATAACGAATACAACTACATGATGGAGAAAACATCCAATTTATCTGCAGATgtgaaaaacttgatgGACGACTTGTTGGACATCAAGTACAATCTATTCCAAATGATCACAGAAGATGACCACAATAACGAGAAGGTCAATTTGTTGTCTAAACATCTACATGAATGTCAGGTTAAGGCggaattgattttttcctccaaTCCTAATGAAAAAGGTGCAGGAATAATCAAATGTTTGTTTGATAACTGCTCAAACTATTTGAATGATCTCCAACTGGGCATTGATAGAGTGGACCCTCATCTAACTTCTATTTACGAGAAATTACTAAACTTGAAATCCATTCTTGAGAATTTGCTTCTAACAAAGAGATGGACTTTGAGAACTACCGACATTTTCAACTATCAGAAACAGTTGGTTGAAATCGACAACTCTAGGGTAGATGGTTATTTCTTAAACAAAGATTACAAAGGCCAGTCGGTCTTGCTATATCTACTGAGGTCCTGCTTTGCCATCATCTATAAATTGTTGGAATCGTCAGAACCGGTCTCTGAATCCTTACAACCTATTCACAACCAATTGTTAACTGTGAAAAGATGCCTACTTGATTTGAAGAGAATGGGAGGAATTTCCTCAATTAGAGAATTATATCCTTATCAACTTAAGTTGGATTCCATCGACAACATGAAGGTGGATGGTAAATTTATCATCAAGGGCCAAATACCTGAAGGTCAAGCTACCGTCACCGCCCTATTGGCTGAATGCTTTGACATAATTCATGAGCTGAAAATCGAATTAGACGACAAggacgatgatgatgctgCCGAGAAACCAAAATACAGTGTCATTGGGACAAAGGCTTCCCAAGACTCAAATTATGACTACAATCATCATGATGATGAAGCTATTAGCAGatcaaattcaagattTTCTGCGGGAGAAACTGATCATCATTCTTCTGTTAAAGATCTCGGTTCCCTCGATTATGACGAAGCCGAAGACAACCTGGCTAGCTATGCCAATAGTATCTGCGAAAGTGCAGATGAATGA
- a CDS encoding uncharacterized protein (PKUD0A01170; similar to Saccharomyces cerevisiae YOR008C (SLG1); ancestral locus Anc_7.124): MPLLSNPKMIPSLLLIASLVSTTIADGQVLGCFDSLPSSFTSQGEYSYQSSQHCADACSNYDFFALSSGNMCYCGSSFDSNLSESTSCTVPCVGYPKENCGGKGAYNILAQNGVDISTLTSSNSDAASSSSSSSSSSSSSSSTASSTSTTDTTATNSQNIGSSSDDSTSTAETSPQQSNSIVLLQTTTSSSSSESTSSATSTDSSTDSTTSTATSETSNTVSSTLDTSTTSSAETDQITSQKPLTSLRTTVIENSSATVTSLVYITQTPSSQPSGTSNKSSSPSSNKGAIIGGVVGGVLGFLVLLVAILFLLRRRIFSKFYDDHEGVAMVADDVAYEEALKSNSDNPFSSEDDKEADKVLLGRRRLSDGSLADAADYGMKILRVANPDDD; this comes from the coding sequence ATGCCGCTCTTGTCTAACCCGAAAATGATACCCTCCTTGTTACTCATTGCTTCTCTTGTCTCCACTACCATTGCTGACGGCCAGGTGTTAGGATGCTTCGACTCCCTACCAAGCTCCTTTACCAGCCAGGGCGAATACAGCTACCAGTCCTCTCAGCATTGTGCCGATGCTTGTTCCAACTACGACTTTTTTGCCCTATCCAGCGGTAACATGTGTTACTGTGGTAGCTCCTTTGATTCCAATCTTAGTGAGTCCACTTCATGTACTGTCCCCTGTGTTGGGTatccaaaggaaaattGTGGTGGAAAAGGTGCCTATAATATCTTGGCTCAAAATGGTGTCGATATAAGCACCTTGACCTCCAGTAATAGTGATGCTGCTTCCTCCTCGTCATCTTCCTCCTCGTCATCTTCCTCCTCGTCATCTACagcttcatcaacttctaCAACAGATACCACGGCTACAAACTCCCAAAATATAGGCTCCTCTTCAGATGACTCCACTTCTACAGCGGAAACATCCCCTCAACAGTCAAATAGTATCgtgcttcttcaaacaacaacttcttcatcctcatcagAATCGACCTCTTCTGCAACATCAACAGACTCTTCCACAGACTCCACAACAAGCACAGCCACTTCAGAAACATCAAACACAGTCTCCTCCACACTGGATACCTCAACAACATCCTCTGCTGAAACAGACCAAATAACTTCACAGAAACCATTGACCTCCTTAAGAACTACAGTTATAGAAAACTCTTCTGCAACAGTCACCTCTCTTGTCTATATCACCCAAACTCCTTCGTCGCAGCCATCGGGTACATCCAATAAATCGTCCAGCCCGTCTTCTAATAAAGGCGCCATAATTGGCGgtgttgttggtggtgtCTTGGGATTCCTGGTGCTTTTGGTTGCtattctctttcttctaAGACGTCGTATTTTCTCCAAGTTCTACGACGATCATGAAGGAGTTGCCATGGTGGCCGATGACGTGGCTTATGAGGAAGCACTCAAATCAAATAGTGATAATCCATTCTCAAGTGAGGACGACAAAGAAGCTGATAAGGTCCTGCTAGGTAGAAGGAGATTGAGTGACGGAAGTTTGGCCGATGCCGCAGACTACGGTATGAAGATATTACGTGTTGCCAACCCCGATGATGATTGA
- a CDS encoding uncharacterized protein (PKUD0A01190; similar to Saccharomyces cerevisiae YIL107C (PFK26); ancestral locus Anc_2.264) translates to MRVHNPRHRPSLSLAPNMEPADSTASIIQESQNPTDDALKLVIVCVGLPARGKSYITKKLQRYLNWMQYNTKIFNVGNMRRQLKVTPSKYPIQGPTVDHSTPIPNLTPSPCISKNHSFTTPEREHRPSVDENDKHDGNDDVGTLHDSSIFDHSNKENFQMREQWAKETLDQLLDYLLSDDGNVGIFDATNTTKARRKWIVETINKRTKGSVKILFLESICTDTELIEKNIRLKLSGPDYKKMDPEKALLDFRKRLYNYEKVYETIDESEELENEKFDIQYVKIINAGKKVISYNISGYLASQCVFFLLNFNLTDRQIWLTANGESIDNVQNKLGGDSDLTKSGIAFAKALPKFISQKRQEFKLRQYNKEFINDTSTFKTNPNLTNKSFNIYTSTLKRTIETAHYFPKDEYFFKSFKILNDLGCGIFESITEDDFRYLHPDEYMASLENKLSYRYPGLGGESYLDVISRVRPIIVEIERLRDHVLIISHRVIIRVLLCYYMNLNKEMLTELDVQHNYVYCVEPKPYGLDLKIWQYEELTNMFIEVDVAEIMKRKRKRKSLVVNDVERLRRLLIRHSATINYDSDDILTTERSDNGDSSDEETESETESEENSTDSVSRINSRNSPLQRRTLSEKSESQPYEFAKASSTDLKALAQVNNLKTKSLSNASLQSLGSGNQQSCTSLSSLTNLRKHLRGSSSDLRSLPAQANKGIQFHSPTSPILTPSLTPAITLSRKNSYKHIKKPSIDWDLFDHNVETDENLLVNSHRNSGTSMHSKLQLSESASSGTSSTTPASTVLDAEVDLIMSNPQLLDRILQRLNSAS, encoded by the coding sequence ATGCGTGTACACAACCCAAGGCACCGCCCTTCTCTTTCATTGGCGCCGAATATGGAACCAGCAGACTCAACGGCCTCGATCATTCAAGAGTCGCAAAACCCAACTGATGATGCCTTGAAATTGGTGATTGTCTGTGTTGGCTTGCCCGCTCGTGGTAAGAGCTATATTACGAAGAAATTACAGCGTTATTTAAATTGGATGCAATATAATACAAAGATTTTCAATGTCGGTAACATGAGAAGGCAACTTAAAGTCACGCCCAGCAAATACCCAATCCAAGGGCCAACCGTCGACCATTCTACACCAATACCCAACCTGACTCCATCTCCTTGTATATCCAAAAACCATTCATTTACAACCCCCGAAAGAGAACACCGTCCAAGTGTTGACGAGAATGATAAACATGATGGGAATGACGATGTTGGCACATTACATGATTCAAGTATATTTGACCATTCcaacaaggaaaacttCCAAATGCGAGAGCAATGGGCAAAGGAGACATTGGATCAACTGTTGGATTACTTATTATCCGATGATGGGAATGTTGGTATTTTCGATGCTACCAACACTACAAAGGCCAGAAGGAAATGGATTGTTGAAACAATCAATAAGAGGACAAAGGGATCTGTGAAAATATTATTCTTGGAATCCATATGCACCGATACCGAACtcattgagaaaaatattAGGTTAAAATTAAGTGGACCAgattataaaaaaatggatCCCGAGAAGGCCCTATTAGATTTTAGGAAGAGACTATATAATTATGAAAAAGTTTATGAAACTATAGACGAATCTgaagaattagaaaatgagaaattcGACATTCAATACGTTAAAATTATAAATGCCGGTAAAAAGGTTATTTCTTATAATATCAGTGGATATTTGGCATCTCaatgtgtttttttcctattaAATTTCAACTTGACAGATCGTCAAATATGGTTGACTGCAAATGGTGAATCCATTGACAACgttcaaaataaacttgGTGGTGACTCGGATTTGACCAAATCGGGCATTGCATTTGCTAAGGCTTTACCAAAATTCATATCTCAAAAAAGAcaagaattcaaattgAGGCAATATAATAAAGAGTTTATTAATGATACAAGTACATTTAAAACTAATCCAAACCTAACCAACAAAAGTtttaatatatatacttcAACTTTAAAACGAACAATTGAAACTGCCCACTATTTTCCAAAGgatgaatattttttcaagagttttaaaatattgaatGATTTAGGCTGTGGTATATTTGAATCAATTACAGAAGACGATTTCCGATACTTACATCCCGATGAATATATGGCATCTCTAGAAAACAAGTTGTCTTATAGGTACCCTGGTTTAGGTGGGGAATCGTACCTTGATGTTATCAGTAGAGTTAGACCTatcattgttgaaattgaaagattaaGAGATCATGTGTTGATTATATCCCATAGAGTCATTATTAGAGTTTTATTATGCTATTATATGAATCTCAATAAGGAGATGTTGACCGAATTAGATGTTCAACATAATTATGTTTATTGTGTCGAACCAAAACCTTATGGCttagatttgaaaatttggcAATATGAAGAATTGACAAATATGTTTATTGAAGTCGATGTTGCTgaaataatgaaaagaaaacgtAAACGTAAATCTTTAGTAGTGaatgatgttgaaagattAAGAAGATTATTAATCAGGCATAGCGCCACAATCAACTATGATTCCGATGATATACTAACAACAGAGAGAAGCGATAATGGCGATTCAAGTGACGAAGAAACCGAATCCGAAActgaatctgaagaaaaCTCGACCGATTCCGTGTCCAGAATAAATTCAAGGAATTCTCCATTACAGAGAAGAACTTTATCTGAAAAGTCGGAATCTCAGCCTTATGAATTTGCTAAAGCCAGTAGTACCGATTTGAAGGCATTAGCACAAGTTAACAATCTTAAAACAAAGTCCTTAAGTAATGCAAGTCTTCAGTCATTAGGTAGTGGGAATCAGCAGAGTTGCACAAGTTTATCAAGTCTAACCAACTTAAGGAAACATTTAAGGGGTAGCTCCTCCGACTTGAGAAGCTTGCCAGCACAAGCAAACAAAGGTATACAATTCCATTCCCCAACAAGTCCGATTTTGACTCCATCATTAACCCCGGCAATAACTttatcaaggaaaaattcCTATAAACATATCAAAAAGCCAAGCATTGACTGGGATTTATTTGATCACAATGTTGAGACAGACGAAAATTTATTGGTCAATAGTCACCGTAATAGTGGTACAAGCATGCATTCCAAGTTACAATTAAGTGAATCTGCTAGTAGTGGTACTAGTAGCACGACCCCTGCTTCCACTGTTTTGGATGCAGAGGTCGATTTGATTATGTCCAATCCACAATTACTGGATAGGATCCTTCAAAGACTGAATTCGGCCTCCTAA
- a CDS encoding uncharacterized protein (PKUD0A01200; similar to Saccharomyces cerevisiae YDL216C (RRI1); ancestral locus Anc_2.67), with protein sequence MEAYCRLIDQLQEIVRENLQKIQDVSARGPNDLNTAPDVSKRIMMFESDARKIYDNLYKRSDEEDNGCKPWKKYPYYFQTVNVSILAMNKMLTHAISGGSIEIMGMLLGYHHESQLYVLDCYPLPVQGTESRVNPQNDSYEFMLGYLTKLQENGLKKEHVIGWYHSHPGFGCWLSGIDVQTQKLHQGFEDPYVAIVIDPIKSLKDGYINIGAFRTFYDGNKPDTTESSELGWHSKEYYPLDVKLFVNENDQILLDSLDGGQRSYASLTVPHDDRNDKLTRNDDRFELDSNYVSLKVWKKMNSLLDSKSFENEKNSVEDVTEQTSTYSGDVKMGFNELMTDPASSAPSGHLNAANINETVDTPDLEKLNIAKTAVEMDLITIQELKKLLVKDVQKRIFR encoded by the coding sequence ATGGAGGCTTATTGTAGACTCATAGATCAATTGCAGGAAATAGTGAGGGAAAACTTACAGAAAATCCAGGACGTATCTGCCAGGGGTCcaaatgatttgaataCGGCACCAGACGTATCGAAGAGAATTATGATGTTTGAATCAGATGCCAGAAAAATATACGACAATCTCTATAAGAGaagtgatgaagaagacaaCGGATGCAAGCCATGGAAGAAATATCCTTACTATTTTCAGACTGTAAACGTCTCTATCCTAGCAATGAATAAAATGTTAACACATGCAATATCCGGAGGCTCGATCGAAATAATGGGAATGCTCCTCGGGTACCATCATGAATCGCAACTATATGTCTTGGACTGTTATCCTTTGCCGGTACAAGGTACAGAATCTAGAGTAAATCCACAAAATGATTCATACGAATTCATGCTTGGATACTTGACCaaattacaagaaaatggtCTCAAGAAGGAACACGTAATAGGATGGTACCATTCGCATCCTGGATTTGGATGTTGGTTGAGTGGAATAGATGTCCAGACACAGAAATTACATCAGGGGTTCGAAGATCCCTATGTTGCGATTGTAATTGATCCTATAAAAAGCCTCAAAGATGGATACATCAATATTGGGGCATTTAGAACCTTTTATGACGGAAATAAACCAGATACTACCGAAAGTTCGGAGCTAGGATGGCATTCCAAAGAGTACTACCCATTGGATGTTAAGTtatttgtcaatgaaaatgaccAAATTTTATTGGACTCGTTGGACGGTGGTCAACGAAGTTATGCAAGTTTAACTGTGCCCCATGATGACAGAAATGATAAATTGACCAGAAATGATGATAGGTTTGAGCTGGATTCAAACTATGTTTCCTTGAAAGTatggaagaaaatgaattCATTGTTGGATTCGAAGAGTTttgaaaacgaaaaaaattcagttGAAGATGTAACTGAACAGACTTCAACTTATAGTGGAGATGTCAAGATGGGATTCAACGAACTCATGACGGATCCAGCTAGTTCAGCTCCAAGTGGTCACTTAAATGCTGCAAATATTAATGAAACTGTAGATACACCTGACTTGGAAAAACTAAATATTGCCAAAACAGCTGTTGAAATGGATCTGATTACAATACAAGAGCtaaaaaaacttttggtAAAGGATGTACAGAAGAGAATATTTAGGTGA